The sequence below is a genomic window from Magnetococcales bacterium.
CATGAAAAACCCCAAAAAGATTCCTTCGACACTCCCTGGAAAGAGATTCTAGAGGCCTACTTCAGGGATTTTCTGGCCTTTTTTTTGCCGATTGCGCATGACAATATTGATTGGGAGCGTGGCTACG
It includes:
- a CDS encoding cytosolic protein; amino-acid sequence: MPESHEKPQKDSFDTPWKEILEAYFRDFLAFFLPIAHDNIDWERGY